Proteins from a genomic interval of Nocardioides jishulii:
- a CDS encoding adenosine deaminase codes for MTFAEPSGRLHDFIAGLPKVELHVHHVGSASPRIVQQLAERHPGTVPSDPDQLRAFYEFRDFAHFIEVYLAVVDLLKEPEDIRMLTYEVARDLARQNVRYAELTCTPYTSVLPHEAGRGMSIEDYTDAIEEGRVAAEAEFGVVLRWIYDIPGESGIPAADETLRFALDYPPVALVGFGLGGPEIGVPRPQFQRHFEAARAAGLHSVPHAGETTGPETVWDAIRLLGAERIGHGTTAAQDPVLLEYLAAHRIPLEVCPTSNVATGAVESLAAHPLRAFRDAGVLLSINSDDPPMFDTDLNREYAVAAEMLHLDERGVADLAIAGVDASFAPDELKANLRAEIDGWTTAWLAGEAD; via the coding sequence ATGACCTTCGCCGAGCCGTCCGGACGACTCCACGACTTCATCGCAGGCCTGCCGAAGGTCGAGCTGCACGTGCACCACGTCGGGTCCGCGTCACCGCGGATCGTGCAGCAGCTGGCGGAGCGCCACCCGGGCACGGTCCCGAGCGACCCCGACCAGCTTCGGGCGTTCTACGAGTTCCGCGACTTCGCCCACTTCATCGAGGTCTACCTCGCCGTGGTGGACCTGCTGAAGGAGCCGGAGGACATCCGGATGCTCACCTACGAGGTCGCCCGTGACCTCGCCCGCCAGAACGTCCGCTACGCCGAGCTGACCTGCACGCCCTACACGTCGGTGCTCCCGCACGAGGCGGGGCGAGGCATGTCGATCGAGGACTACACCGACGCGATCGAGGAGGGGCGGGTCGCGGCCGAGGCCGAGTTCGGTGTCGTGCTGCGATGGATCTACGACATCCCGGGGGAGTCGGGCATACCCGCTGCCGACGAGACGCTGCGCTTCGCGCTGGACTACCCACCGGTTGCCCTGGTGGGCTTCGGCCTGGGTGGTCCTGAGATCGGCGTACCGCGCCCCCAGTTCCAACGGCACTTCGAGGCAGCCAGGGCAGCTGGGCTGCACTCGGTCCCGCACGCCGGGGAGACCACGGGGCCGGAGACCGTGTGGGACGCCATCAGGTTGCTCGGCGCCGAACGGATCGGTCACGGGACCACGGCCGCCCAGGACCCGGTGCTCCTGGAGTACCTCGCCGCCCACCGCATCCCGTTGGAGGTCTGCCCGACGTCCAACGTCGCCACCGGGGCGGTCGAGTCGCTGGCCGCCCACCCGCTCCGCGCGTTCCGCGACGCCGGGGTGCTGCTGTCGATCAACTCCGACGACCCGCCGATGTTCGACACCGACCTCAACCGCGAGTACGCGGTGGCGGCCGAGATGCTGCACCTCGACGAGCGTGGTGTCGCCGACCTGGCGATCGCGGGGGTGGATGCCTCGTTCGCCCCGGACGAGCTGAAGGCGAACCTGCGCGCGGAGATCGACGGCTGGACGACGGCTTGGCTCGCCGGAGAGGCAGACTGA
- a CDS encoding DsbA family protein: MAKNPPKKNTPGSRADERATTAAKREARREKAARQAAALKKAQQARQRKERLLVGGIVGAVLLVIVGVVAWQISRNSGPVAIPDNATDKYGVAVGKADAETQVDIYADFLCPACKTFEGATDEPLSQLAEAGTARVVYNPVSILNEYSDRAANAFAVVLDTAGADVALEFQRALFAEQPGEGGAMPDDDWLIDLAVESGAKESEIRDDIEDMKYEKWVKEATQEAERRGLRGTPTIFINDTQLEPQEALTQIQQLAQASGGSGEEDTN; the protein is encoded by the coding sequence ATGGCGAAGAATCCGCCGAAGAAGAACACGCCCGGCAGTCGGGCTGACGAGCGGGCCACCACCGCCGCCAAGCGGGAGGCACGTCGCGAGAAGGCCGCACGTCAGGCTGCTGCCCTCAAGAAGGCGCAGCAGGCTCGCCAGCGCAAGGAGCGCCTGCTGGTCGGCGGCATCGTCGGCGCCGTGCTGCTCGTCATCGTCGGCGTCGTCGCGTGGCAGATCTCCCGCAACTCCGGGCCGGTGGCCATCCCCGACAACGCCACGGACAAGTACGGCGTCGCGGTGGGCAAGGCCGACGCCGAGACCCAGGTCGACATCTACGCCGACTTCCTCTGCCCCGCCTGCAAGACCTTCGAGGGCGCGACGGACGAGCCGCTGAGCCAGCTGGCCGAGGCCGGGACGGCGCGGGTCGTCTACAACCCCGTCAGCATCCTCAACGAGTACTCCGACCGGGCCGCCAACGCCTTCGCCGTCGTCCTCGACACCGCCGGTGCCGACGTCGCGCTGGAGTTCCAGCGGGCGCTCTTCGCTGAGCAGCCCGGCGAGGGTGGCGCGATGCCCGATGACGACTGGCTGATCGACCTCGCCGTCGAGTCCGGTGCCAAGGAGTCCGAGATCCGCGACGACATCGAGGACATGAAGTACGAGAAGTGGGTGAAGGAGGCGACGCAGGAGGCTGAGCGTCGCGGACTCCGAGGGACCCCGACGATCTTCATCAACGACACCCAGCTCGAGCCGCAGGAAGCGCTGACGCAGATCCAGCAGCTGGCCCAGGCCTCGGGCGGGTCGGGAGAGGAGGACACGAACTGA
- a CDS encoding DUF2231 domain-containing protein: MSAVDKAPALVRWTRQLEEATSLDGAVHAMEPKVRFLFATGARGSFLRGEWLGHALHPLLTDAVIGSWTSATVLDLFGGRESSPAAQRLVGVGLLTIAPTAWAGWAEWSTSGEREKRVGLVHAGSIVVTFGAYAGSWVARRRGHHRAGAALALGGATVLGASAYLGGHLAIAREVGSRHPAFAEAETD, from the coding sequence ATGAGTGCGGTCGACAAGGCTCCAGCCCTCGTGCGCTGGACCCGGCAGCTCGAGGAGGCCACGAGCCTCGACGGCGCGGTCCACGCGATGGAGCCCAAGGTGCGCTTCCTGTTCGCCACGGGCGCACGCGGCTCGTTCCTGCGCGGCGAGTGGCTGGGGCACGCCCTCCACCCATTGCTCACCGACGCCGTCATCGGCTCCTGGACATCGGCGACCGTGCTCGACCTCTTCGGCGGGCGTGAGTCATCCCCCGCGGCGCAGCGACTTGTCGGCGTAGGACTGCTGACCATCGCCCCCACAGCTTGGGCCGGCTGGGCCGAGTGGTCGACGTCCGGGGAACGCGAGAAGCGCGTAGGCCTGGTGCATGCCGGGAGCATCGTGGTCACGTTCGGCGCCTACGCCGGCTCCTGGGTCGCCCGGCGACGCGGTCACCACCGGGCCGGAGCCGCGCTCGCCCTGGGCGGAGCAACCGTTCTGGGCGCCAGCGCCTACCTGGGCGGCCACCTGGCGATCGCGCGTGAGGTCGGGAGCCGTCACCCCGCGTTCGCGGAGGCGGAGACGGATTGA
- a CDS encoding phytoene desaturase family protein gives MARNDYDAIVVGGGHNALVSASYLARAGLTVLVLERLDHVGGAAVSTRPFAGLPARLSRYSYLVSLLPDEIMRDLSLDVTLASRRTSSFTPHLHTGAPGGLLVERTEGPATKASFRTLTGSDDDYAAWQQFYADVAELTAVVAPTLTQPLSRERDVAEQVSPTVWNDLVAQPLGRTITDRFADDTVRGVVATDALIGTFVGMDDASLAQNRCFLYHLMGNGTGEWRVPIGGMGAVTDALAKSARLAGATLITGAEVTSVATGAHGAEVRWRTATGERGATARTVLSGVAPWTMAGLLGDEATLPAKPAGSQLKLNLLLERLPTLRSGVDPRVAFSGTMHLSEGWGDLQLAYEEARAGTVPQHPPGEIYCHSLTDPSILEDLAPMGVHTLTYFGLHMPEELFTGPDGEDNRVTAVQRAIASIDEHLVGSIVDCIARDGEDKLCLEAKFPHDVEAELAMPGGHIFHGDLDWPWAPNRARLDTPAQRWGVATPHDVVLMCGSGARRGGAVSGLGGHNAAQAVLEAR, from the coding sequence ATGGCCCGAAATGACTACGACGCAATTGTCGTGGGGGGCGGACACAACGCCCTGGTGAGCGCCTCATACTTGGCCCGCGCCGGACTCACCGTGCTCGTGCTCGAGCGGCTCGACCACGTCGGCGGCGCCGCGGTCTCCACCCGGCCCTTCGCGGGGCTGCCCGCACGCCTCTCCCGCTACTCCTACCTCGTCAGCCTGCTTCCCGACGAGATCATGCGCGACCTCTCGCTCGACGTCACGCTGGCGTCGCGTCGTACGTCGTCGTTCACGCCCCACCTGCACACGGGTGCACCCGGTGGCCTCCTGGTCGAGCGGACCGAGGGACCAGCCACCAAGGCCTCCTTCCGGACCCTGACGGGCAGCGACGACGACTACGCCGCGTGGCAGCAGTTCTACGCCGACGTGGCCGAGCTGACCGCCGTGGTCGCTCCGACCCTGACCCAGCCGCTCTCCCGGGAGCGGGACGTCGCGGAGCAGGTCTCCCCCACCGTCTGGAACGACCTCGTCGCCCAGCCGCTGGGTCGTACGATCACCGACCGCTTCGCCGACGACACGGTGCGCGGCGTGGTCGCCACCGACGCCCTGATCGGAACCTTCGTGGGGATGGACGACGCCTCGTTGGCGCAGAACCGCTGCTTCCTCTACCACCTCATGGGCAACGGCACCGGCGAGTGGCGGGTGCCGATCGGAGGCATGGGCGCGGTCACCGACGCCCTGGCGAAGTCGGCCAGGCTCGCCGGCGCCACCCTGATCACGGGCGCCGAGGTGACGTCGGTCGCGACGGGCGCCCACGGCGCGGAGGTGCGGTGGCGTACGGCCACGGGAGAGCGGGGGGCCACCGCGCGCACCGTCCTGTCCGGGGTCGCGCCGTGGACGATGGCAGGGCTGCTCGGCGACGAGGCCACCCTCCCCGCCAAGCCGGCGGGGTCCCAGCTGAAGCTCAACCTGCTGCTGGAGCGACTTCCCACGCTGCGCTCGGGCGTCGACCCCCGGGTGGCCTTCTCCGGGACGATGCACCTGTCCGAGGGCTGGGGCGACCTGCAGCTCGCGTACGAGGAGGCGCGGGCGGGCACGGTCCCGCAGCATCCGCCGGGCGAGATCTACTGCCACTCGCTCACCGACCCCTCGATCCTCGAGGACCTGGCACCGATGGGCGTGCACACGCTCACCTACTTCGGGCTGCACATGCCCGAGGAGCTGTTCACGGGCCCGGACGGCGAGGACAACCGCGTGACCGCCGTGCAACGCGCGATCGCCAGCATCGACGAGCACCTCGTCGGCTCGATCGTCGACTGCATCGCCCGGGACGGCGAGGACAAGCTCTGCCTCGAGGCGAAGTTCCCGCACGACGTGGAGGCCGAGCTCGCCATGCCGGGCGGACACATCTTCCACGGCGACCTCGACTGGCCGTGGGCCCCCAACCGCGCGCGACTCGACACCCCGGCCCAGCGCTGGGGCGTGGCCACGCCCCACGACGTCGTCCTCATGTGCGGGTCGGGCGCGAGGCGCGGCGGGGCCGTCTCAGGGCTGGGTGGCCACAACGCCGCACAGGCCGTCCTCGAGGCCCGCTGA
- a CDS encoding HNH endonuclease signature motif containing protein: MHPVNVVAASISSSLKSVADVNPTFMRTDEKADALLALADAESRVAELRLRVMAAAGDVAEGEGFRSIATWLAHHGHVRRGDAAADLRLATALDRQRLTLARAVREGQVSIAQARVIAAAVDELPSRVGADVIEAAEVRLVELAADHDPTDLARLGRRILEVVDPDRFEDEEARRLAEAEKHAQERQRLRIRALGDGTSRISAIVPDATAARLATYLHAFTNPRLADGAVRSNAAQDDTGNDRDADEQTGFGVQVSHPRRMAEAFAQLLEALDPKRLPIHGGDATNVTVTITLDALRDGIGTATLDNGVPGDGFDTLTAAQARRLACNAKIIPAVLGTDSEVLDLGRASRLFSKAQRRALALRDQTCRAEGCDIPGTWSEAHHLVPWSQGGATDLDNAALLCSHHHHRAHDPGYDTSRMANGDLRFHRRR; the protein is encoded by the coding sequence GTGCATCCGGTGAACGTTGTGGCTGCGTCGATCAGCTCGTCGCTGAAGTCGGTGGCCGACGTGAACCCGACCTTCATGCGGACCGACGAGAAGGCGGATGCACTCCTCGCCCTGGCGGACGCGGAGTCGCGCGTGGCCGAGCTGCGGCTGCGGGTCATGGCTGCGGCCGGTGACGTCGCCGAGGGCGAAGGGTTCCGCTCGATCGCGACCTGGCTGGCCCACCACGGGCACGTACGCCGCGGCGACGCCGCCGCAGATCTGCGCTTGGCGACGGCGTTGGACCGGCAGCGGCTCACCCTGGCGCGGGCGGTCCGTGAGGGGCAGGTGTCGATCGCCCAGGCGCGCGTCATCGCAGCGGCGGTGGATGAGCTGCCGTCCCGCGTGGGAGCCGACGTGATCGAGGCAGCCGAGGTGAGGCTGGTGGAGCTCGCCGCTGATCACGACCCCACGGACCTCGCGAGGCTTGGCCGCCGGATCCTCGAAGTCGTCGACCCCGACCGGTTCGAGGACGAAGAAGCCCGCCGGCTGGCTGAGGCCGAGAAGCATGCCCAGGAGCGTCAGCGACTCCGCATCCGTGCGCTGGGCGACGGGACAAGTCGGATCAGCGCGATCGTGCCCGACGCCACCGCCGCGAGGTTGGCGACCTACCTCCACGCCTTCACCAACCCACGGCTGGCCGATGGCGCGGTCCGAAGCAACGCCGCTCAGGACGACACCGGCAACGACCGCGACGCCGACGAGCAGACCGGCTTCGGCGTGCAGGTGTCCCACCCACGCCGCATGGCCGAAGCCTTCGCCCAGCTCCTCGAGGCCCTCGACCCGAAGCGCCTGCCCATCCACGGCGGCGACGCCACCAACGTGACCGTCACGATCACCCTGGACGCCCTGCGCGACGGCATCGGCACCGCGACCCTGGACAACGGAGTCCCCGGCGACGGGTTCGACACCCTCACCGCCGCCCAAGCCCGACGCCTCGCCTGCAACGCCAAGATCATCCCCGCCGTCCTGGGCACCGACTCCGAAGTGCTCGACCTCGGGCGGGCCTCACGACTCTTCAGCAAGGCCCAACGCCGCGCACTCGCCCTGCGCGACCAGACCTGCCGCGCCGAAGGCTGCGACATCCCCGGCACCTGGTCCGAAGCCCACCACCTCGTCCCCTGGTCGCAGGGCGGCGCCACCGATCTCGACAACGCCGCGCTTCTTTGCTCCCACCATCACCACCGAGCCCACGACCCCGGCTACGACACCAGTCGGATGGCCAACGGCGACCTACGGTTCCACCGACGGAGGTAG
- a CDS encoding MauE/DoxX family redox-associated membrane protein: MQPPRPPQGAAPWIGTAARLVTGGVWLVAGAIKLPDPYESISAVRAYEVLPESLVPAVGYLLPVVEVAIGLLLLLGLLTRVSGLASAILFAVFVAGIASVWIRGIDIDCGCFGGGGAKEGASAEYPIEIARDAALLLLSAWLVWRPRTRWALDNMLFRSSERELERNDDGEESAEEEHARQSG, from the coding sequence GTGCAGCCTCCACGCCCCCCGCAGGGAGCAGCTCCCTGGATCGGAACCGCCGCCCGTCTGGTGACCGGTGGGGTCTGGCTGGTCGCCGGAGCGATCAAGCTGCCCGACCCCTACGAGAGCATCAGTGCTGTCCGGGCGTACGAAGTGCTGCCCGAGTCGCTCGTACCTGCGGTCGGCTACCTCCTGCCCGTCGTGGAGGTGGCGATCGGCCTGCTCCTGCTGCTGGGCCTGCTGACCCGGGTGAGCGGCCTCGCGTCCGCGATCCTCTTCGCGGTCTTCGTGGCCGGCATCGCGTCGGTGTGGATCCGGGGGATCGATATCGACTGCGGGTGCTTCGGTGGAGGTGGCGCGAAGGAGGGGGCCTCGGCGGAGTATCCGATCGAGATCGCCCGTGACGCCGCCCTGCTGCTCCTCTCTGCCTGGTTGGTGTGGCGCCCGCGTACACGGTGGGCGCTGGACAACATGCTCTTCCGCTCGTCCGAGCGGGAACTGGAAAGGAACGACGATGGCGAAGAATCCGCCGAAGAAGAACACGCCCGGCAGTCGGGCTGA
- a CDS encoding sugar O-acetyltransferase produces MARHTDSTSETAAPLIPTMRDRMVAGQPYVVDGTVRVALARGQERADLFNETTGEDPETRRALLRDLLGSLGEGVEVRGPVHVDVGRNLHLGARTFVNANLVALDRAPIRVGEGVQIGPNVQLLTPVHPLDPAKRRDGWEGAEPVTIGDNVVLGGGVTVCPGVTIGDDTVVGAGSVVASDLPAGVLAVGNPAKVIRQL; encoded by the coding sequence ATGGCTCGCCACACCGACTCGACGTCCGAGACCGCTGCACCGCTGATCCCGACGATGCGCGACCGCATGGTCGCCGGACAGCCGTACGTCGTCGACGGCACCGTCCGCGTGGCGCTGGCCCGCGGCCAGGAACGAGCCGACCTCTTCAACGAGACGACGGGCGAGGATCCGGAGACGCGTCGCGCGCTCCTGCGTGACCTGCTGGGCAGCCTCGGTGAGGGCGTCGAGGTGCGTGGTCCGGTCCACGTCGACGTCGGTCGTAACCTCCACCTGGGGGCACGCACGTTCGTCAATGCCAACCTCGTCGCGCTGGACCGTGCCCCGATCCGCGTGGGTGAAGGCGTGCAGATCGGACCCAACGTGCAGCTCCTGACTCCGGTGCACCCGCTCGACCCCGCGAAGCGTCGCGACGGTTGGGAGGGGGCAGAGCCCGTGACCATCGGCGACAACGTCGTGCTCGGCGGCGGCGTCACCGTCTGCCCGGGCGTCACGATCGGTGACGACACCGTGGTGGGGGCGGGATCGGTGGTCGCCAGCGACCTGCCCGCCGGCGTACTGGCCGTGGGCAACCCGGCGAAGGTGATCCGCCAGCTCTGA
- a CDS encoding YnfA family protein, giving the protein MLRSTTLFALAAVAEIGGAWLVWQGVREHRGWLWIGAGIIALGIYGFVATLQPDANFGRILAAYGGVFVAGSLLWGMAVDGFKPDRFDVAGALICLVGVAVIMYAPRTA; this is encoded by the coding sequence ATGCTGCGATCAACGACGCTCTTCGCCCTCGCCGCGGTCGCCGAGATCGGCGGCGCCTGGCTGGTCTGGCAGGGCGTGCGCGAGCACCGCGGCTGGCTGTGGATCGGTGCCGGCATCATCGCGCTCGGCATCTACGGCTTCGTCGCCACACTCCAGCCCGACGCAAACTTCGGGCGCATCCTGGCGGCGTACGGCGGCGTCTTCGTGGCCGGGTCGCTGCTCTGGGGCATGGCGGTCGACGGCTTCAAGCCGGACCGGTTCGACGTCGCGGGCGCCCTGATCTGCCTGGTCGGCGTCGCCGTCATCATGTACGCCCCACGCACGGCCTGA
- the orn gene encoding oligoribonuclease, with protein sequence MNDRLVWIDCEMTGLDLEKDALIEVAALVTDFELNVLGEGVDVIIKPPAEALETMIDFVRDMHEKSGLLEELDGGVTMEEAETLVLDYIREHCPDGSRPPLAGNTIGTDRAFLARDMKGLEGFLHYRNIDVSSIKELSRRWYPRAYFQAPEKRGNHRALADIQESIEELRYYREAVFVAPPGPDSAAAKEIAAKYAGSITGLGDGGATPDSTTDA encoded by the coding sequence GTGAACGACCGACTGGTGTGGATCGACTGCGAGATGACCGGCCTCGACCTCGAGAAGGATGCCCTGATCGAGGTGGCCGCCCTGGTGACCGACTTCGAGCTCAACGTGCTCGGTGAGGGGGTCGACGTCATCATCAAACCGCCAGCCGAGGCGCTGGAGACGATGATCGACTTCGTCCGTGACATGCACGAGAAGTCCGGCCTCCTCGAGGAGCTCGACGGCGGCGTCACGATGGAGGAGGCCGAGACCCTCGTCCTGGACTACATCCGCGAGCACTGCCCCGACGGCAGCCGCCCTCCTCTGGCCGGCAACACCATCGGCACCGACCGCGCCTTCCTCGCCCGCGACATGAAGGGGCTCGAGGGGTTCCTGCACTACCGCAACATCGACGTCTCCTCGATCAAGGAGCTGTCGCGACGGTGGTACCCGCGCGCCTACTTCCAGGCGCCGGAGAAGCGCGGCAACCACCGTGCGCTCGCCGACATCCAGGAGAGCATCGAGGAGCTGCGCTACTACCGCGAGGCCGTCTTCGTGGCGCCTCCCGGCCCCGACTCGGCCGCCGCCAAGGAGATCGCCGCGAAGTACGCCGGCTCCATCACTGGCCTGGGTGACGGCGGCGCCACCCCCGATTCCACAACGGACGCCTGA
- a CDS encoding sensor histidine kinase: MTTHPRTSFALLTCFTVVVAFYLVGVQPAPLVVAEAFPAGLIAGAWLFVPRRRQLLYFVCAWVVSTGIYLACGRDLFVALGWALAAVVGSAIVAHGITQGPERRAALLTDVDLRRFIAQTFLGSLVAAGIAGAVASVSGHTQWWVAALGVGLAHFATYLVLLPHFLGRPRFPGVASRLERVIQWVVTVSLTVVAFLPLDLGPSIAFGVIPCLGWSALRAPMRETLVQLLVVATASHAMTMQGLGPFAVDPGSSVLRAEMLTILFALWVIACGLTTIPFSLAVGVQRREAWQSRQEQARVRQLVQSATSVAIIGTDAHGHIDLFNPGAELIFGYTSHEVLGLTPSIFLTRAEIERVAQVLGTRSTFVDVAYALASSENESLDLDFLRKDGSVVTLQFSISRIFNDDGKVIGYVTTGEDVTSRVKRQLALEEALAHERLAVENLKEVDQVKDALVSGVSHELRTPITSILGYLEMLEDGGFGPLAEGQAKALGRVKGNSNRLLSLIDDLLMLSRIQDGYLAVESTRIDLRDVVASARDEMAPVLTASGLTFDVELPEQPVAVVGDAERLGRVLVNLLSNAMKFTDRFGAVTVRLAVEGADAVVSVSDTGIGIPEGEQDHLFERFFRATSARERAIQGSGLGLAIARALVQSHGGGIEVQSQVDVGSTFVIRLPLEEALSVIEQAPGPPQEQETAGAPAGR; encoded by the coding sequence ATGACCACGCACCCCCGCACCTCGTTCGCCCTGCTCACGTGCTTCACCGTCGTCGTGGCGTTCTACCTCGTCGGTGTGCAACCCGCCCCGCTCGTCGTCGCCGAGGCCTTCCCCGCCGGTCTGATCGCCGGTGCGTGGCTCTTCGTCCCGCGGCGGCGCCAGCTGCTCTACTTCGTATGTGCGTGGGTCGTCTCCACCGGGATCTACCTGGCCTGCGGCCGTGACCTCTTCGTGGCGCTGGGCTGGGCCCTGGCAGCGGTCGTGGGCTCTGCGATCGTCGCCCACGGCATCACCCAGGGGCCCGAGCGCCGTGCCGCCCTGCTGACCGACGTCGACCTGCGTCGCTTCATCGCCCAGACCTTCCTGGGCTCGTTGGTGGCCGCGGGCATCGCCGGGGCGGTCGCCAGCGTCTCCGGCCACACGCAGTGGTGGGTGGCCGCCCTTGGCGTGGGCCTCGCCCACTTCGCGACCTACCTGGTGCTGCTGCCGCACTTCCTCGGACGTCCGCGCTTCCCCGGGGTGGCCAGCCGGCTGGAGCGCGTGATCCAGTGGGTCGTCACGGTCTCACTCACCGTCGTCGCCTTCCTGCCGCTCGACCTGGGGCCGTCGATCGCCTTCGGCGTCATCCCGTGCCTGGGGTGGTCGGCGCTGCGCGCCCCGATGCGCGAGACCTTGGTGCAGCTCCTCGTGGTGGCCACCGCCAGCCACGCGATGACCATGCAGGGTCTAGGCCCGTTCGCGGTCGACCCCGGCAGCAGCGTCCTGCGGGCCGAGATGCTCACGATCCTGTTCGCGCTGTGGGTCATCGCCTGCGGCCTCACCACCATCCCGTTCTCCCTGGCCGTCGGTGTGCAGCGACGCGAGGCGTGGCAGTCACGCCAGGAGCAGGCGCGGGTGCGGCAGCTCGTGCAGAGCGCCACCAGCGTGGCCATCATCGGCACGGACGCCCACGGACACATCGACCTCTTCAACCCGGGCGCCGAGCTGATCTTCGGCTACACCTCGCACGAGGTGCTGGGCCTGACGCCGAGCATCTTCCTCACTCGCGCCGAGATCGAGCGGGTCGCCCAGGTGCTCGGCACCCGGTCGACGTTCGTCGACGTCGCGTACGCCCTGGCGAGCAGTGAGAACGAGAGCCTCGACCTGGACTTCCTCCGCAAGGACGGCAGCGTCGTGACGTTGCAGTTCTCGATCTCGCGCATCTTCAACGACGACGGCAAGGTGATCGGCTACGTCACCACGGGCGAGGACGTCACGAGCCGGGTCAAGCGCCAGCTCGCCCTCGAGGAGGCGCTGGCCCACGAACGGCTGGCGGTCGAGAACCTCAAGGAGGTCGACCAGGTCAAGGACGCCCTCGTGTCGGGCGTGAGCCACGAGCTGCGCACCCCGATCACCTCGATCCTGGGCTACCTGGAGATGCTCGAGGACGGCGGTTTCGGTCCGCTCGCCGAGGGCCAGGCCAAGGCGCTCGGCCGGGTCAAGGGCAACAGCAACCGGCTGCTCTCGCTGATCGACGACCTGCTGATGCTCTCGCGCATCCAGGACGGCTACCTGGCCGTCGAGAGCACCCGGATCGACCTGCGGGACGTGGTGGCCTCGGCGCGTGACGAGATGGCTCCGGTCCTCACCGCCTCCGGCCTCACCTTCGACGTGGAGCTGCCCGAGCAACCGGTCGCCGTGGTCGGGGACGCCGAGAGACTCGGGCGTGTGCTCGTCAACCTGTTGAGCAACGCGATGAAGTTCACCGACCGCTTCGGCGCCGTGACCGTACGCCTGGCCGTCGAGGGGGCAGACGCCGTCGTCTCGGTCAGCGACACCGGCATCGGCATCCCCGAGGGCGAGCAGGACCACCTCTTCGAGCGCTTCTTCCGGGCGACGTCGGCGCGCGAACGCGCCATCCAGGGCAGCGGGCTCGGCCTCGCCATCGCGCGTGCCCTCGTCCAGTCGCACGGTGGCGGCATCGAGGTCCAGTCCCAGGTCGACGTCGGCTCGACCTTCGTGATCCGCCTGCCGCTCGAGGAGGCCCTCTCCGTGATCGAGCAGGCCCCGGGGCCGCCGCAGGAGCAGGAGACCGCGGGCGCCCCGGCGGGTCGCTGA